A DNA window from Castanea sativa cultivar Marrone di Chiusa Pesio chromosome 7, ASM4071231v1 contains the following coding sequences:
- the LOC142643720 gene encoding extra-large guanine nucleotide-binding protein 1-like isoform X1: protein MAGLLKKLWPAAVPAIPENDDEEIFNTEYSIAMEYQGPPVTYAIPQIVPVKISQIPIASPISSGTLLNNLSFPIIQPIVKSKTSNQKSSKEPVDRIDSSGKLACEIGYESKPKLSHGIGSSGTLEVPDDDKEDGGFQDYMNPTNWESTESGLSSRVPSSEVFSCREDDGNDEIPHHVKRPSVTFESNEVVVHEEVDESEEGSVSMRPKIERLKKGVCYRCHRRKRFAEKEVCIVCGAKFCYDCVLRAMGSMPEGRKCVTCIGYRIDETRRGKLGKGPRLLKRLLTDLEVKNIMNSEILCEVNQVPPELVFVNGEALRQDQLFKLQNCKNPPKKLRPGHYWYDKVSGFWGKEGQKPSQIITCQLDVGGHVKRNASNGNTKVLINNREITKEELWMLKSAGVPCEGKPHFWVSEDGTYQEEGQKNEKGKIWGKTRTKLVCAVLSLPVPPGPENPSRKEVNGEIRDNLAQKSIHKFLLVGYDKSGTSTIYKQAKILYGIPFSEDERQNIKFLIQRNLFGYLGVLLEGRERFEEEILLEKRKRCAVDKSGPSGDTIQIDDTTIYSVGTRVRAFSDWLLQVLLSDNLEAVFSSASCEYASFIEEMWKDAAIQATYNRRNELQMLPRVATYFLDQAVEISRTDYKPSDMDILYADGITSSNSLTCMEFSFPKSTQDDTLDPHYQRDSSLRYQLIRVHPRSLGEHCKWLDMFEDTDIVLFCVSMTDYDEYSADCNGVLTNKMLASKHLFESMVTHPTFENKNFLLILNKFDLLEEKIEQVPLSQCEWFSDFKPIVSQNRHNSTNPSLAQRAFHYIGMKFKTLFNSLTDKKLFVSLVTGLENDTVDEALRYAREIIMWEEEEEPYFNNELSSTDIEASSTA, encoded by the exons ATGGCCGGACTGCTGAAAAAGTTGTGGCCAGCAGCGGTGCCTGCAATTCCTGaaaatgatgatgaagaaatcTTCAATACGGAGTACTCTATTGCTATGGAGTACCAAGGACCTCCTGTCACCTATGCTATCCCGCAAATAGTACCAGTTAAAATTAGCCAAATCCCAATTGCATCTCCAATTTCTTCAGGCACTTTGTTGAATAATCTCTCATTCCCAATTATCCAACCAATTGTAAAGTCCAAAACTTCAAACCAGAAATCGTCAAAGGAGCCAGTAGATAGGATAGATAGCTCGGGTAAATTAGCTTGTGAGATTGGTTATGAGTCTAAACCCAAGTTATCACATGGAATTGGAAGTTCTGGTACATTGGAAGTACCTGATGATGACAAGGAGGATGGAGGTTTTCAAGATTATATGAATCCAACCAATTGGGAATCAACAGAATCTGGTTTAAGCTCACGGGTGCCTTCCTCTGAGGTTTTTTCTTGCAGAGAGGATGATGGTAATGACGAAATTCCCCACCATGTCAAAAGGCCATCGGTGACTTTTGAATCGAATGAAGTGGTAGTTCATGAAGAAGTTGATGAGTCTGAGGAAGGAAGTGTTAGTATGAGGCCTAAGATTGAGAGATTGAAGAAAGGGGTATGCTATCGATGCCACAGGAGAAAACGGTTCGCGGAGAAGGAGGTTTGCATTGTTTGTGGAGCTAAGTTTTGTTATGATTGTGTGCTGAGAGCAATGGGGTCAATGCCAGAAGGAAGGAAATGTGTTACTTGCATTGGTTATAGGATTGATGAGACGAGGCGAGGGAAGTTGGGCAAGGGTCCTAGGTTGCTTAAGCGGCTGCTCACTGATTTGGAAGTTAAGAATATAATGAATTCTGAGATCCTATGTGAAGTGAATCAAGTGCCACCAGAGCTTGTTTTTGTGAATGGTGAGGCTCTTAGACAAGATCAGCTCTTCAAATTACAAAACTGcaaaaatccacccaaaaaacTGAGACCAGGACACTATTGGTATGATAAAGTATCCGGTTTTTGGGGAAAG GAAGGACAAAAGCCTTCCCAGATTATAACCTGCCAGCTGGATGTTGGGGGCCACGTCAAGAGAAATGCTAGCAACGGAAACACAAAAGTATTGATAAATAACAGGGAGATAACAAAAGAAGAGCTTTGGATGCTAAAG TCGGCTGGGGTGCCGTGTGAAGGAAAGCCTCACTTTTGGGTGAGTGAAGACGGGACATACCAGGAAGAGGGGCAGAAGAATGAAAAGGGTAAAATATGGGGCAAG ACTAGAACAAAGCTGGTTTGTGCAGTCTTGTCTCTGCCAGTTCCTCCTGGTCCTGAAAATCCTTCTCGGAAAGAAGTGAATGGAGAAATCCGAGACAACCTTGCGCAGAAATCTATTCATAAATTTCTTTTAGTTGGTTATGACAAATCTGGCACAAGTACGATATATAAACAG GCCAAGATTCTGTATGGTATTCCTTTCTCTGAAGATGAGCgccaaaatatcaaatttttaatcCAAAGAAATTTATTCGGATATCTCGGTGTTCTTCTTGAGGGACGAGAAcgatttgaagaagaaattttGCTTGAGAAGCGGAAAAGATGTGCTGTCGATAAGTCTGGACCTTCAG GTGATACAATTCAGATTGACGATACAACAATCTATTCTGTTGGGACAAGAGTGAGAGCTTTCTCAGATTGGCTCCTCCAAGTTTTGCTGTCAGATAATTTGGAGGCCGTATTTTCATCTGCTTCTTGTGAATATGCATCATTTATTGAGGAGATGTGGAAGGATGCAGCCATTCAAGCAACATACAACCGGAGGAATGAATTACAAATGCTACCCAGAGTAGCTACTTATTTCCTAGATCAG GCTGTCGAGATTTCTAGGACAGATTACAAACCCTCTGACATGGACATCTTGTATGCTGACGGGATTACCTCATCCAATAGCCTTACTTGCATGGAATTTTCATTTCCCAAGTCAACACAAGATGATACACTGGATCCTCATTACCAGCGTGATAGTTCACTGAG GTACCAACTAATTAGAGTGCATCCAAGAAGCCTAGGAGAACACTGCAAGTGGTTGGACATGTTTGAAGACACTGATATTGTCCTATTTTGTGTTTCCATGACTGACTATGATGAATATTCTGCCGACTGTAATGGAGTTCTAACCAACAAAATGTTGGCAAGCAAGCATCTCTTTGAAAGCATGGTCACTCATCCAACATTTGAGAACAAGAACTTCCTGTTGATTCTCAACAAGTTTGACCTGCTTGAGGAAAAGATTGAACAGGTCCCTCTCTCACAATGTGAATGGTTTAGTGACTTTAAGCCTATTGTCAGCCAGAATCGTCACAACAGCACTAATCCCTCGTTGGCTCAACGTGCTTTCCACTATATTGGAATGAAGTTCAAGACCCTTTTCAATTCTCTTACAGATAAGAAGTTGTTTGTTTCACTAGTAACCGGGTTGGAAAATGACACAGTGGATGAAGCTCTTAGGTATGCAAGGGAGATTATCATGtgggaggaagaagaagagccCTACTTTAATAACGAGTTGTCTTCTACTGACATTGAGGCAAGCTCCACTGCATGA
- the LOC142643720 gene encoding extra-large guanine nucleotide-binding protein 1-like isoform X2: MAGLLKKLWPAAVPAIPENDDEEIFNTEYSIAMEYQGPPVTYAIPQIVPVKISQIPIASPISSGTLLNNLSFPIIQPIVKSKTSNQKSSKEPVDRIDSSGKLACEIGYESKPKLSHGIGSSGTLEVPDDDKEDGGFQDYMNPTNWESTESGLSSRVPSSEVFSCREDDGNDEIPHHVKRPSVTFESNEVVVHEEVDESEEGSVSMRPKIERLKKGVCYRCHRRKRFAEKEVCIVCGAKFCYDCVLRAMGSMPEGRKCVTCIGYRIDETRRGKLGKGPRLLKRLLTDLEVKNIMNSEILCEVNQVPPELVFVNGEALRQDQLFKLQNCKNPPKKLRPGHYWYDKVSGFWGKEGQKPSQIITCQLDVGGHVKRNASNGNTKVLINNREITKEELWMLKSAGVPCEGKPHFWVSEDGTYQEEGQKNEKGKIWGKTRTKLVCAVLSLPVPPGPENPSRKEVNGEIRDNLAQKSIHKFLLVGYDKSGTSTIYKQAKILYGIPFSEDERQNIKFLIQRNLFGYLGVLLEGRERFEEEILLEKRKRCAVDKSGPSGDTIQIDDTTIYSVGTRVRAFSDWLLQVLLSDNLEAVFSSASCEYASFIEEMWKDAAIQATYNRRNELQMLPRVATYFLDQAVEISRTDYKPSDMDILYADGITSSNSLTCMEFSFPKSTQDDTLDPHYQRDSSLRVHPRSLGEHCKWLDMFEDTDIVLFCVSMTDYDEYSADCNGVLTNKMLASKHLFESMVTHPTFENKNFLLILNKFDLLEEKIEQVPLSQCEWFSDFKPIVSQNRHNSTNPSLAQRAFHYIGMKFKTLFNSLTDKKLFVSLVTGLENDTVDEALRYAREIIMWEEEEEPYFNNELSSTDIEASSTA; encoded by the exons ATGGCCGGACTGCTGAAAAAGTTGTGGCCAGCAGCGGTGCCTGCAATTCCTGaaaatgatgatgaagaaatcTTCAATACGGAGTACTCTATTGCTATGGAGTACCAAGGACCTCCTGTCACCTATGCTATCCCGCAAATAGTACCAGTTAAAATTAGCCAAATCCCAATTGCATCTCCAATTTCTTCAGGCACTTTGTTGAATAATCTCTCATTCCCAATTATCCAACCAATTGTAAAGTCCAAAACTTCAAACCAGAAATCGTCAAAGGAGCCAGTAGATAGGATAGATAGCTCGGGTAAATTAGCTTGTGAGATTGGTTATGAGTCTAAACCCAAGTTATCACATGGAATTGGAAGTTCTGGTACATTGGAAGTACCTGATGATGACAAGGAGGATGGAGGTTTTCAAGATTATATGAATCCAACCAATTGGGAATCAACAGAATCTGGTTTAAGCTCACGGGTGCCTTCCTCTGAGGTTTTTTCTTGCAGAGAGGATGATGGTAATGACGAAATTCCCCACCATGTCAAAAGGCCATCGGTGACTTTTGAATCGAATGAAGTGGTAGTTCATGAAGAAGTTGATGAGTCTGAGGAAGGAAGTGTTAGTATGAGGCCTAAGATTGAGAGATTGAAGAAAGGGGTATGCTATCGATGCCACAGGAGAAAACGGTTCGCGGAGAAGGAGGTTTGCATTGTTTGTGGAGCTAAGTTTTGTTATGATTGTGTGCTGAGAGCAATGGGGTCAATGCCAGAAGGAAGGAAATGTGTTACTTGCATTGGTTATAGGATTGATGAGACGAGGCGAGGGAAGTTGGGCAAGGGTCCTAGGTTGCTTAAGCGGCTGCTCACTGATTTGGAAGTTAAGAATATAATGAATTCTGAGATCCTATGTGAAGTGAATCAAGTGCCACCAGAGCTTGTTTTTGTGAATGGTGAGGCTCTTAGACAAGATCAGCTCTTCAAATTACAAAACTGcaaaaatccacccaaaaaacTGAGACCAGGACACTATTGGTATGATAAAGTATCCGGTTTTTGGGGAAAG GAAGGACAAAAGCCTTCCCAGATTATAACCTGCCAGCTGGATGTTGGGGGCCACGTCAAGAGAAATGCTAGCAACGGAAACACAAAAGTATTGATAAATAACAGGGAGATAACAAAAGAAGAGCTTTGGATGCTAAAG TCGGCTGGGGTGCCGTGTGAAGGAAAGCCTCACTTTTGGGTGAGTGAAGACGGGACATACCAGGAAGAGGGGCAGAAGAATGAAAAGGGTAAAATATGGGGCAAG ACTAGAACAAAGCTGGTTTGTGCAGTCTTGTCTCTGCCAGTTCCTCCTGGTCCTGAAAATCCTTCTCGGAAAGAAGTGAATGGAGAAATCCGAGACAACCTTGCGCAGAAATCTATTCATAAATTTCTTTTAGTTGGTTATGACAAATCTGGCACAAGTACGATATATAAACAG GCCAAGATTCTGTATGGTATTCCTTTCTCTGAAGATGAGCgccaaaatatcaaatttttaatcCAAAGAAATTTATTCGGATATCTCGGTGTTCTTCTTGAGGGACGAGAAcgatttgaagaagaaattttGCTTGAGAAGCGGAAAAGATGTGCTGTCGATAAGTCTGGACCTTCAG GTGATACAATTCAGATTGACGATACAACAATCTATTCTGTTGGGACAAGAGTGAGAGCTTTCTCAGATTGGCTCCTCCAAGTTTTGCTGTCAGATAATTTGGAGGCCGTATTTTCATCTGCTTCTTGTGAATATGCATCATTTATTGAGGAGATGTGGAAGGATGCAGCCATTCAAGCAACATACAACCGGAGGAATGAATTACAAATGCTACCCAGAGTAGCTACTTATTTCCTAGATCAG GCTGTCGAGATTTCTAGGACAGATTACAAACCCTCTGACATGGACATCTTGTATGCTGACGGGATTACCTCATCCAATAGCCTTACTTGCATGGAATTTTCATTTCCCAAGTCAACACAAGATGATACACTGGATCCTCATTACCAGCGTGATAGTTCACTGAG AGTGCATCCAAGAAGCCTAGGAGAACACTGCAAGTGGTTGGACATGTTTGAAGACACTGATATTGTCCTATTTTGTGTTTCCATGACTGACTATGATGAATATTCTGCCGACTGTAATGGAGTTCTAACCAACAAAATGTTGGCAAGCAAGCATCTCTTTGAAAGCATGGTCACTCATCCAACATTTGAGAACAAGAACTTCCTGTTGATTCTCAACAAGTTTGACCTGCTTGAGGAAAAGATTGAACAGGTCCCTCTCTCACAATGTGAATGGTTTAGTGACTTTAAGCCTATTGTCAGCCAGAATCGTCACAACAGCACTAATCCCTCGTTGGCTCAACGTGCTTTCCACTATATTGGAATGAAGTTCAAGACCCTTTTCAATTCTCTTACAGATAAGAAGTTGTTTGTTTCACTAGTAACCGGGTTGGAAAATGACACAGTGGATGAAGCTCTTAGGTATGCAAGGGAGATTATCATGtgggaggaagaagaagagccCTACTTTAATAACGAGTTGTCTTCTACTGACATTGAGGCAAGCTCCACTGCATGA